caacaatcagtcgtacactgcggAAATCTGgcttttatggaagagtggcaagaagaaagccatttctcaaagatatccgtgaaaagttttgtttaaagtttgccgcAAGCCACCTggaagacacaccaaacgtggaagaaggtcctctggtcagatgaaaccaaaatcgaagtttttggccacaatgcaaaacgataggtttggtgtaaaagcaacacaacttatcaccctgaacacaccatccccactgtcaaacgtggtggcagcctcatggtttgggcctgcttttcttcagcagggacaaggaagatggttaaaatggatgggaagatgaatggagccaaatacaggaccattctggaagaaaaccttttggagtctgcaaaaacCCGAgacaaaagacctgagactgggacgaagatttatcttccaacagggcaatgatccaaaacataaagccaaaccTACAATGGAatagttcacaaataaacatatccaggtgttagaatggccaagtcaaagtccagacctgaatccaatcgagaatctgtgggaaGAGCTAAAGACTGCTGTTCagaaacgctctccatccaacctcactgagcttgagctgttttgcaaggaaaaatGGGCAAGAATATCATTCTCtctgtgcaaaactgataaggacataccccaagtgacttgcagctgtaattgcagcaaaaggtggcgctacgtATATACGTTTATTAATGCAgggggggccgaataatattgtacgtcccacttttcaggtttttatttgttgaaaaaagtgtaaaatatccaatacatttcattccacttcacgattgtgtcccacttgttgattcttgagagaaaatgttaattttatatctttgtgtttgaagcttgaaatgtggcgaaaggttgaaaatttcaagggggggggaatactttcacaaggcactgtatatgcaATCTGAGAAGCTGAGTGTCCAACATCTTGTTGGAACGTaccagaggtgggtagtaaggtgctcaagtaacattttctaTAAGATGTACTTGTCAGAGTGCTTTAAATGTACTGAaccttttacttgagtatttttgaAGGGTAGACACTTTTAACTCTGTCTGACTGACATGCTAtttggtattattattattattcttgcaCATCCAcatctatttttagactccatCTTTGACTTTCGCATTGGGCTCCCATTGCGCCAATCCAGTGTGATCACTGTACTATACTTTTACTTGTGGGTGAGTCATTTTCTAAAGTAGCAATACTCTTAGttcagtacaatatttggctacgcTACCCACCTCTGGAGAATACTTTTAATAATTGACAGTTCATACTTTGAACTTTCGTATGTACTATTCAGATGCATATCACTGAATGGGAACACTATTGTGCAGGTATAAATTCAGTTAGTAATTCTCTGCCCCTGAAAGCTTTTTATGTATATGTAGAATACTACTCAGTGAATTGCTCATCAGTAAAAGTGCAGAAAATGTCTGTCTTAAGCGAATATCACTTATGATCTCTTTCAGGTGAGTTCATCATAGGCCGTGTTATCAAGGCCATGAATAACAGTTGGCACCCTGACTGCTTCTGCTGTGACATCTGCCAGGCTGTGCTGGCTGATGTTGGCTTTGTCAAAAATGCTGGCAGGTTTGTGTCCCATCATCATAAATTTTTGACAGCTTGTATGGCAAATGTTTGTGTATGTATAGAAAACAATCCGCTTAAATTTACGAATACTAACAAATAATGAAGTGCCTGCAGTCAAAACAGACcattatttcttcagtcttgTAGCATAACAAACACTACATGTTCTTCATTTTCCAGGCACCTGTGTCGCCCATGCCATAATCGAGAGAAGGCTCGTGGCTTGGGCAAGTACATCTGCCAGAAGTGCCATGCCATCATTGAAGAGCAACCGCTGATCTTTAAGAATGATCCTTACCACCCAGACCACTTCAACTGCAATAATTGTGGGTCAGTACTCGCACTTCACTCCACAAGGATACATAGGTGGAAAACTGTCAGATTCTATCGATgccggaattttttttcatttttttttttaaacatatcactcacaaaggtttcaaatcatcaaaccaaattTGATAACACCCAGGGACAatccaataaaatacaaaatgcagttttcaaatgacaattcaatttattaaggcacccaaaaaaatactaacctttttgaccctctgtgaaaaagaaaCTAATAACCGGTTGTGCCACCCtttgcagcaataactgaaatcaagcgtttgtgaaaattggtgatgagtctttcacatcgttCTGGAGGAATTTCATCCCACTCttttttgcagaattgtttcacctcggccatattggagggttttctagcattaactgcctgtttaaggtcacaccatcGCGTCTCAATTGcatttaaatccagactttgacttggccactccaaaaccttaattagGTTTTTCctttgagccattcagaggtgaaCTTGCTAGTGTGTTTCAGATTGTTGTTCTGCTGCATGATCCcagagcgcttgagtttgagggcatgaactgatggcctggtgttctccttcaggattttctggtacacagcagaattaatTGTTgtcaagttgtcctggtccttaGGTAACAAAGCAGCTCCAGATCATCACACTGcgaccaccatgcttcactgttggcataatgctATGCcctttttatgccagatgtaacAGGCCAGACACCTTCTAAATAGTTAAGTTTTTAACTCGCCAGCCCacagaatatttttccaaatggcaaatgtgagactagcctttgtattctttgctgacagtaGGGGTTTCTTATGGtagaacactgaccttaactaaAGCCACCGAGGCCTGCTGGTCTTTAGTTGTTGtatgaggttcttttgtgaccttttgtgatttcttgattcaacaagtatggttgTAATCCAATTTGGGTTTGGCttatgaaattgaactcacttttccaaaatttggggttagtcacagtgactttatGATTTCCACATAGGGtcaaaaaggtttggatttttttcgtgccctaatcagtcactcacatttgacgagcgcgaatGCGCTCGCGCGCCTCCATGCTCGCAAATCTGAACAgtcaatcatgaaaaataacatGCGTAAAagttgttacgagtagaaaaaatagatattgaaagacgttgcttattttgtgcagtctagtcattaatttttatgtttatttcataaacgttgttaactaaacaagcctgctcaaAAACAACCAATATTCACTGGGAaataggaaatgcaagttaaacgTACTGAGCATGGACGAAAGTTAGGCCGAAAgagcatgttcagagctgcttcacgtactgccaGCGCATTTACGtctaaagtcatcaacataatgagccatgtcaaaggaaattcagttagacCAGGGGTACTCATGAcgttgatcgcgaggcagtgtgacggtgtgccccccccccccccccccaaaaaaaaagacgttagactttcatccatctcgtcgcttgattcaggtgtggccaatacgtcgagcccacgcacataaaggcgcgttctagcaagccggcctcctatttacggcagtcactCTATGGGTGCTCCCCGCCCCCTCCCACAATAATatgtcacgattgccgacaggaatgtttgttacaatttaTAGCTAGCTTTTTGCCAATAACGGCGATTATGTTGAacaaaactttcagcatcttcttTACATGCGGGTCTAGACCGTTCATgttcattccttgacaggcccGTGCATTTAGCTTTTCTTCGGATAAAGTTCGTCAGATCAaaaatttttgatgaaaaattgtaaataccgttttataaccctaaccctctacTAATAtctgttgaaattggaaatgatcatttctgagttagaaattttagttttctattttagttacgtatttgtttattttatttttaatttacagttataaattagtaagttattttaagatcttgagattccatccctaatcacacccacaactttatctgcgagcatgactgaccacacccgtacatttttcatatgtgagtgactggataaTAAATTCAAGTCTAATTTGAAAACCGCATTTTGTGTTTCCTTGGTTTGTCTTTCTGTGATAATAAAATTTATTTGGTGATTTAAAGCTTTGTTTAGAGAGAGAACAGAAATTAGGAGCGGCGCAAATaccttttcacggcactgtaacTAGTAACTCTTGAACTCATCCGTCTACAGGAAAGAGTTGACAGCTGAAGCCAGAGAACTGAAAGGCGAACTTTTTTGTTTGCCTTGCCATGACAAGATGGGAGTGCCTATCTGTGGTGCATGCAGGAGACCCATCGAAGGGCGTGTTGTCAATGCCATGGGCAAGCAGTGGCATGTTGAGGTGTGTCAGCAAGactaatttgcttttttttttttttttttttttaagccctaACTAAGTTGGTCTTTCAGCATTTACaaatcatgctatttttttttatatccatccTAGTGATCACACTATTAGTGTGTCttgaaatgaatttgaattagatattaaaaataaaagaattccATTTTAAACTAATACTAAATGTATGTGAATAGACCAAGACAGATATCAGGATTCGCGCTGCTCGGTTTCCACCTTGCCAGTAGTTAATTGAAGCAGAATGTGACAAAGCAAATGTTGCCCTTGTTTACCACACTGGAAAATCAAAATTGCCCGCTTAAAAACTCAAAAGCCCTTCCTAATAAACCTTAGAGTGAGTGTGTTCATTCTGCTGTGTGTGAACTGCATTAATGGCTTAGTCGCCTACTTCATAAAATGCTTCATTCCACTGTCCAGCCACTGCTGAATATATGGTGAGCAGCGCTTCAGGGAATACAAGACCTGATGCCGTTTGACGCCAAATCGAAGCAGGCAAATTTATCGCAATGTACGTTTCAAGTTTCCACGGTCAATGTGTCGTGCAATTCACATTAGTTCTCCCAGCTAACTAGCAGCCGTCTTCATTAATGCATATGCCCAAAATCCCATTTTGGCTGTCAAGCCGAGCGGCGGTGCTGGTTCAAAGCAGGGTGAGTTAACTCGTCATTGGGGTGCCCGAGCCAAACATTGTCGTCGAGTCAGGGCTACTTCTGATTGATGACGAGGTAGTTTTAATTGGACTGACATCAATAACgataatcatctttattcccaGTGATGAGCACCGACTAAACGGCTTAAAATTTTGCCACATCAACACGTGATATTGTGGCTGACGACACAAAAGTGTGGCgcggagattttttttatactgtttaGGCAGATTAGCTAAGAGGTTTCGTCACCCAGTGCCAACCCTGAATATGTTTCTTAGGACTCCAGAATATACTTTAGAAAAGCAATAAGTAACACCAGCTCATTTATAATTAGGTATGTCCCAATCCAATCACATGATCAAAAATTAGAGTTGATCAATGAGTCGAGAGAATGTCAGGTTTGGAATAGTGACGAATACACATTGACTCGATTTCAATTAGAAGTTAATTAAGTAGGAGTTATTCTGTGACAAGCAAGTTTGTAGTCATCACGCATGTGACATATCTCACCAAGACTCTTGCTGCTTGGATAGTCATTATGGTCTTAAGACACGCcaaattaataaataacaaTGTAAACGTATTTTCTACCATGCACTCAGAGCAATCCCTCATGGTATGGTAAAGATTCCTGTATATGCTATTTCAAAATGGTCCTAGTTTATTCCCCaggaaataaaatatacatttattgtatagttatatcaaaatattatgacTGGTAATCATCTCGCACACTATGTAATTTGCTTTGTGTTATCATTCTATTTGCATAAAAGTCATGTAGCTATATTTCATCTATTTGCTCACATTATATAAAAATCTTGCTCtggttttgtattatttattataatgaAGTTGCCTGAGTTGGGCCAAATGCACATTTTAAGGAGGGTGTGGACTGTACCAtctacagtggaaaaaaaacaaagaacaaaaactaaACTCTACATTTATTGAGAAAATCTGgatgcacactttttttttttggaatgcattGTCATGATATCAGATCAGGACTTTGTATCAACAGATCcttaaaagcaaagaaaaagacTTGGAgtcatctgtaaaaaaaaaaaaaaaaaaaaaaaaaaaaaaaaaaagtgattgggaTATCCTTTTTTGCCATGTataatttattgttatttattgttACTCGTTGTCACCCCAATTAGAACAGAAATATGGCAAATGGCCTGTAGGGACTTTTATAACTGgtgtttgtcttttaaaaatctTCAAGGCTATCATCGATCCGACAATCAAACATCATCATACTTTGACATCGCATAAGTTTGTAAAACAAGAGTATTATGAAATTAGTATATTTTCCATTTAATCATTCCTTTATTGACTGGCACCAATTGGTTTACGGACATGGGGATagtaaagatgtttttgtgcttgCAGCATTTTGTGTGTGCCAAGTGTGAGAAGCCATTCCTTGGCCATCGCCATTATGAGAGGAAGGGGTTGGCTTACTGTGAAACGCATTATAACCAGGTATGAAGAAGAGATTCAAATAAAATGCTCGTGTTCTACCTAAAATTAACAATACAATACTTATGTGGCCTATTTTCTCAAATAGTTAacttttgtgcttttattttcaagCTATTCGGTGATGTGTGTTACCACTGCAACCGTGTCATTGAGGGTGATGGtaagcatccattttctgtaccgctcatcctcactagggtcgtgggcgtGGTAGAGCCTATTCTAGGTGACTCTGGGGGAGAGGCGtgatacaccctcaactg
The DNA window shown above is from Syngnathoides biaculeatus isolate LvHL_M chromosome 3, ASM1980259v1, whole genome shotgun sequence and carries:
- the LOC133498353 gene encoding LIM and senescent cell antigen-like-containing domain protein 1 isoform X6, yielding MVTSAGRNKFEVDRSYWNIANALANAACERCKSGFGPTEKIVNSNGELYHEQCFVCAQCFQQFPEGLFYEFEGRKYCEHDFQILFAPCCRQCGEFIIGRVIKAMNNSWHPDCFCCDICQAVLADVGFVKNAGRHLCRPCHNREKARGLGKYICQKCHAIIEEQPLIFKNDPYHPDHFNCNNCGKELTAEARELKGELFCLPCHDKMGVPICGACRRPIEGRVVNAMGKQWHVEHFVCAKCEKPFLGHRHYERKGLAYCETHYNQLFGDVCYHCNRVIEGDVVSALNKAWCVSCFSCSTCNTKLTLKDGGDTSSSIGPCSAPPFLRW
- the LOC133498353 gene encoding LIM and senescent cell antigen-like-containing domain protein 1 isoform X1, giving the protein MVTSAGRNKFEVDRSYWNIANALANAACERCKSGFGPTEKIVNSNGELYHEQCFVCAQCFQQFPEGLFYEFEGRKYCEHDFQILFAPCCRQCGEFIIGRVIKAMNNSWHPDCFCCDICQAVLADVGFVKNAGRHLCRPCHNREKARGLGKYICQKCHAIIEEQPLIFKNDPYHPDHFNCNNCGKELTAEARELKGELFCLPCHDKMGVPICGACRRPIEGRVVNAMGKQWHVEHFVCAKCEKPFLGHRHYERKGLAYCETHYNQLFGDVCYHCNRVIEGDVVSALNKAWCVSCFSCSTCNTKLTLKVKFVEIDLKPVCKHCYEYIPEELKPRLAYCEGDANKCKKKPAASQKSYPL
- the LOC133498353 gene encoding LIM and senescent cell antigen-like-containing domain protein 1 isoform X3; this translates as MVTSAGRNKFEVDRSYWNIANALANAACERCKSGFGPTEKIVNSNGELYHEQCFVCAQCFQQFPEGLFYEFEGRKYCEHDFQILFAPCCRQCGEFIIGRVIKAMNNSWHPDCFCCDICQAVLADVGFVKNAGRHLCRPCHNREKARGLGKYICQKCHAIIEEQPLIFKNDPYHPDHFNCNNCGKELTAEARELKGELFCLPCHDKMGVPICGACRRPIEGRVVNAMGKQWHVEHFVCAKCEKPFLGHRHYERKGLAYCETHYNQLFGDVCYHCNRVIEGDVVSALNKAWCVSCFSCSTCNTKLTLNQMEEWMTVLRIWVLACVAFACSPRTAMSPPRVLIHTSQKTCM
- the LOC133498353 gene encoding LIM and senescent cell antigen-like-containing domain protein 1 isoform X7; translation: MVTSAGRNKFEVDRSYWNIANALANAACERCKSGFGPTEKIVNSNGELYHEQCFVCAQCFQQFPEGLFYEFEGRKYCEHDFQILFAPCCRQCGEFIIGRVIKAMNNSWHPDCFCCDICQAVLADVGFVKNAGRHLCRPCHNREKARGLGKYICQKCHAIIEEQPLIFKNDPYHPDHFNCNNCGKELTAEARELKGELFCLPCHDKMGVPICGACRRPIEGRVVNAMGKQWHVEHFVCAKCEKPFLGHRHYERKGLAYCETHYNQLFGDVCYHCNRVIEGDVVSALNKAWCVSCFSCSTCNTKLTLNQMEEWMTGTSLLSLI
- the LOC133498353 gene encoding LIM and senescent cell antigen-like-containing domain protein 1 isoform X4; protein product: MVTSAGRNKFEVDRSYWNIANALANAACERCKSGFGPTEKIVNSNGELYHEQCFVCAQCFQQFPEGLFYEFEGRKYCEHDFQILFAPCCRQCGEFIIGRVIKAMNNSWHPDCFCCDICQAVLADVGFVKNAGRHLCRPCHNREKARGLGKYICQKCHAIIEEQPLIFKNDPYHPDHFNCNNCGKELTAEARELKGELFCLPCHDKMGVPICGACRRPIEGRVVNAMGKQWHVEHFVCAKCEKPFLGHRHYERKGLAYCETHYNQLFGDVCYHCNRVIEGDVVSALNKAWCVSCFSCSTCNTKLTLNQMEEWMTARTLQEKPSTNGRYNNYYYYYYYYYYYYYYYYY
- the LOC133498353 gene encoding LIM and senescent cell antigen-like-containing domain protein 1 isoform X5, with product MVTSAGRNKFEVDRSYWNIANALANAACERCKSGFGPTEKIVNSNGELYHEQCFVCAQCFQQFPEGLFYEFEGRKYCEHDFQILFAPCCRQCGEFIIGRVIKAMNNSWHPDCFCCDICQAVLADVGFVKNAGRHLCRPCHNREKARGLGKYICQKCHAIIEEQPLIFKNDPYHPDHFNCNNCGKELTAEARELKGELFCLPCHDKMGVPICGACRRPIEGRVVNAMGKQWHVEHFVCAKCEKPFLGHRHYERKGLAYCETHYNQLFGDVCYHCNRVIEGDVVSALNKAWCVSCFSCSTCNTKLTLKNKFVEFDMKPVCKKCYEKFPLELKKRLKKLAESLGRK
- the LOC133498353 gene encoding LIM and senescent cell antigen-like-containing domain protein 1 isoform X2 — encoded protein: MLGVAGMPGSIANALANAACERCKSGFGPTEKIVNSNGELYHEQCFVCAQCFQQFPEGLFYEFEGRKYCEHDFQILFAPCCRQCGEFIIGRVIKAMNNSWHPDCFCCDICQAVLADVGFVKNAGRHLCRPCHNREKARGLGKYICQKCHAIIEEQPLIFKNDPYHPDHFNCNNCGKELTAEARELKGELFCLPCHDKMGVPICGACRRPIEGRVVNAMGKQWHVEHFVCAKCEKPFLGHRHYERKGLAYCETHYNQLFGDVCYHCNRVIEGDVVSALNKAWCVSCFSCSTCNTKLTLKVKFVEIDLKPVCKHCYEYIPEELKPRLAYCEGDANKCKKKPAASQKSYPL